In the Kitasatospora terrestris genome, one interval contains:
- a CDS encoding histidine kinase translates to MSDRHHVLLIGFTDAAACRLAYEDAKHLPGLRQAAVLERSADGIIDVPESHTRGAGVPTVGGGMVGGLVGLLGGPIGALLGFAAGAAIGNAAEQNWERDGGAGLILLSAQVQDGTAMLVVDLTESDPGPADRLAADHGGHLERRAAEEFAEEVRKAREAAEQAPPEDE, encoded by the coding sequence ATGAGCGACCGCCACCACGTCCTGCTGATCGGCTTCACCGACGCCGCCGCCTGCCGCCTCGCGTACGAGGACGCCAAGCACCTGCCGGGCCTGCGCCAGGCCGCCGTGCTGGAGCGTTCCGCCGACGGCATCATCGACGTCCCCGAGAGCCACACCCGCGGCGCGGGGGTCCCCACCGTCGGCGGCGGCATGGTCGGCGGGCTCGTCGGCCTGCTCGGCGGGCCGATCGGCGCCCTGCTCGGCTTCGCCGCCGGCGCGGCCATCGGCAACGCCGCCGAGCAGAACTGGGAGCGCGACGGCGGCGCCGGACTCATCCTGCTCAGCGCGCAGGTGCAGGACGGCACCGCGATGCTCGTCGTCGACCTCACCGAGTCCGACCCCGGACCGGCCGACCGGCTGGCCGCCGACCACGGCGGCCACCTCGAACGCCGGGCGGCCGAGGAGTTCGCCGAGGAGGTCCGCAAGGCCCGCGAGGCGGCCGAGCAGGCCCCGCCCGAGGACGAGTAG
- a CDS encoding MFS transporter, which translates to MSTATDLPEHPATDDDGRTLRRQQFGWYINDWANAAFSATVLTVFLGPYLTSVAESAADASGDVHPLGLTIRAGSFFPYTVSFSVLLSVAVMLFTGTVADRTGRHKELMCGFAYIGAVATMAMFFLGGDDYLLGGGLLIVANIAYAVSVALSYAYLPGLAGPDQRDSVSSKGWAYGYAGGGVLLIANFALFRGHDALGLSTGTAVRICLASAGLWWALFTVVPLLRLPSRAGVAPGHTPAVADRPASGSLRELAATLRGMRKYPLTLLYLGAFLCYNDGIQTVVSQASLYGSKELGMEESTLVSAVLLVQIVAIGGALLLGRIAARHGAKKTILGSLVAWVLTLALGYLMPAHEPIWFYALACMIGLVLGGSQALSRSLFSHLIPAGREAEYFSVYKVSDRGTSWMGPLVFGLAYQITGSYRSAIISLLIFFVIGFVVLLKVPVRRAVEAVGNPVPERL; encoded by the coding sequence ATGAGCACCGCGACCGACCTGCCGGAGCACCCGGCGACCGACGACGACGGGCGTACCCTGCGCCGGCAGCAGTTCGGCTGGTACATCAACGACTGGGCCAACGCGGCCTTCTCGGCCACCGTCCTGACGGTCTTCCTCGGACCCTACCTGACCTCGGTCGCCGAGAGCGCCGCCGACGCGTCCGGCGACGTGCACCCCCTCGGCCTCACCATCCGGGCCGGCTCGTTCTTCCCCTACACGGTCTCCTTCTCCGTGCTGCTCTCCGTCGCCGTGATGCTGTTCACCGGCACCGTCGCCGACCGCACCGGCCGGCACAAGGAACTGATGTGCGGCTTCGCCTACATAGGCGCCGTCGCCACCATGGCGATGTTCTTCCTCGGCGGCGACGACTACCTGCTCGGCGGCGGACTGCTGATCGTCGCCAACATCGCGTACGCCGTCTCCGTCGCCCTCTCCTACGCCTACCTCCCCGGCCTCGCCGGCCCCGACCAGCGCGACTCGGTCTCCTCCAAGGGCTGGGCGTACGGCTACGCCGGCGGCGGAGTCCTGCTGATCGCCAACTTCGCCCTGTTCCGGGGCCACGACGCGCTCGGACTCTCCACCGGCACCGCCGTCCGCATCTGCCTCGCCTCGGCCGGCCTCTGGTGGGCGCTGTTCACCGTCGTGCCGCTGCTCCGCCTGCCCTCCCGGGCCGGCGTCGCCCCCGGTCACACCCCCGCCGTCGCCGACCGGCCCGCCTCCGGCAGCCTGCGCGAACTCGCCGCCACGCTGCGGGGCATGCGGAAGTACCCGCTGACCCTGCTCTACCTCGGCGCCTTCCTCTGCTACAACGACGGCATCCAGACCGTGGTCTCCCAGGCCTCGCTGTACGGCAGCAAGGAGCTCGGCATGGAGGAGTCCACGCTGGTCTCCGCCGTCCTGCTGGTGCAGATCGTGGCCATCGGCGGCGCCCTGCTGCTCGGCCGGATCGCCGCGCGCCACGGCGCCAAGAAGACCATCCTCGGCTCGCTGGTCGCCTGGGTCCTCACCCTCGCCCTCGGCTACCTGATGCCCGCCCACGAGCCGATCTGGTTCTACGCCCTCGCCTGCATGATCGGCCTCGTCCTCGGCGGCAGCCAGGCGCTCTCCCGCTCGCTGTTCTCCCACCTGATCCCGGCCGGCCGGGAGGCCGAGTACTTCAGCGTCTACAAGGTCAGCGACCGCGGCACCAGCTGGATGGGCCCGCTCGTCTTCGGCCTCGCCTACCAGATCACCGGCAGCTACCGCTCCGCGATCATCTCGCTGCTGATCTTCTTCGTGATCGGCTTCGTGGTCCTGCTGAAGGTCCCCGTCCGCCGCGCCGTCGAAGCCGTCGGCAACCCGGTGCCCGAACGCCTCTGA
- a CDS encoding glycerophosphodiester phosphodiesterase yields MHPFLDHSGPLAFAHRGGDLGRPENSLAAFEAAVALGYRYLETDVHATADGVLVAFHDSRLDRVTDRTGAVADLPWQAVRQARIGGTEPVPLLEDLLGAFPDARFNIDVKAAPAVAPLVEAVRRTAAWDRVCVGGFSDRRLAAVRAAAGPRLATSLGPREVARLRLRSLAGPAAGRAPFAGICAQVPERQWGVPVVDRSFVRTAHRLGLQVHVWTVDDPARIRALLDLGVDGIMADRIDVLRDVLGERGCWTDGSTGSSTVIGTP; encoded by the coding sequence ATGCACCCCTTCCTCGACCATTCCGGCCCGCTGGCCTTCGCCCACCGCGGCGGCGACCTCGGCCGCCCCGAGAACTCGCTCGCCGCCTTCGAGGCCGCCGTCGCCCTCGGGTACCGCTACCTGGAGACGGACGTGCACGCGACCGCCGACGGGGTGCTGGTCGCCTTCCACGACTCCCGCCTCGACCGGGTCACCGACCGCACCGGCGCCGTCGCCGACCTGCCCTGGCAGGCCGTCAGGCAGGCCCGGATCGGCGGCACCGAACCCGTCCCGCTGCTGGAGGACCTGCTCGGCGCCTTCCCCGACGCCCGGTTCAACATCGACGTGAAGGCGGCGCCCGCCGTCGCCCCGCTGGTCGAGGCGGTCCGCCGCACCGCCGCCTGGGACCGGGTCTGCGTCGGCGGCTTCTCCGACCGCCGGCTTGCCGCCGTCCGGGCCGCCGCCGGCCCCCGGCTCGCCACCTCGCTCGGCCCGCGCGAGGTCGCCCGGCTGCGCCTGCGCTCGCTGGCCGGCCCGGCGGCCGGCCGGGCCCCGTTCGCCGGTATCTGCGCCCAGGTCCCCGAACGCCAGTGGGGCGTCCCGGTGGTCGACCGGTCCTTCGTCCGCACCGCCCACCGCCTCGGCCTGCAGGTGCACGTCTGGACCGTGGACGATCCCGCCCGGATCCGGGCTCTCCTGGACCTCGGCGTGGATGGCATCATGGCCGATCGCATCGACGTCCTGCGGGACGTCCTCGGCGAGCGCGGCTGCTGGACCGACGGCAGCACCGGCTCCAGCACGGTGATTGGAACCCCATGA
- a CDS encoding YukJ family protein, with translation MPIDHYGVLAARAVDRRREGATDTPHYQIHLLDESGTHFRAAVNVESQQAPSELLYLVDEDFSHPVTALLPATAAGWRALPSRQGGAALDFVRGKLFERSAMRTLPPDRPGADNDLPDLLDRQVLRAIEDPAAVLYVFGQRWPAEPGEPDKVFGFEPGNGVHDVHMNQGNSGRFRGDDGVWQDGALLIRLPSESRWVGVFLAFQSQAWHTDDRTGHALDSHQPKPPKPRGGRPSPAAGPV, from the coding sequence ATGCCCATCGACCACTACGGCGTGCTCGCCGCCCGGGCCGTCGACCGCCGCCGTGAGGGGGCGACGGACACCCCGCACTACCAGATCCACCTGCTGGACGAGTCCGGCACGCACTTCCGCGCGGCGGTCAACGTCGAGTCCCAGCAGGCGCCCTCGGAGCTGCTGTACCTGGTGGACGAGGACTTCTCGCACCCGGTGACGGCGCTGCTGCCGGCCACCGCGGCGGGCTGGCGGGCGCTGCCGTCGCGGCAGGGCGGCGCCGCGCTGGACTTCGTCCGCGGCAAGCTGTTCGAGCGATCGGCGATGCGGACGCTGCCGCCGGACCGTCCGGGTGCCGACAACGACCTGCCCGACCTGCTGGACCGCCAGGTGCTGCGGGCGATCGAGGACCCGGCGGCGGTGCTGTACGTGTTCGGCCAGCGCTGGCCGGCCGAGCCGGGCGAGCCGGACAAGGTGTTCGGCTTCGAGCCGGGCAACGGGGTGCACGACGTGCACATGAACCAGGGCAACAGCGGCCGGTTCCGCGGCGACGACGGCGTGTGGCAGGACGGCGCGCTGCTGATCCGCCTGCCGTCCGAGTCGCGCTGGGTGGGGGTGTTCCTGGCGTTCCAGTCGCAGGCGTGGCACACCGACGACCGCACCGGGCACGCACTCGACAGCCACCAGCCCAAGCCGCCGAAGCCGCGCGGCGGCCGCCCCTCGCCCGCCGCCGGGCCCGTCTAG
- a CDS encoding PIG-L family deacetylase: MVDRPLTLMAVHAHPDDEATGTGGVLARYAAEGVRTVLVTCTDGGCGDGPGGVKPGEPGHDPAAVAAMRRRELEASCQVLSIDHLELLGYADSGMMGWAANEAPGAFWGTPVEEGAARLAELLRHYRPDVVVTYDENGFYGHPDHIQANRITMAALELTGQTPKVYWTTAPRSAMQRFGEVMHEFGGTEPDPAEAAALAEIGLPDEEITTWVDTTAHAGQKFDSLAAHASQGENIFFLKMGKERFAELMGVETFVRVRDTTGAPLPEDDLFAGLR; the protein is encoded by the coding sequence ATGGTTGACCGGCCCCTGACGCTGATGGCGGTGCACGCGCACCCCGACGACGAGGCCACCGGGACGGGGGGTGTCCTCGCCCGGTACGCGGCGGAGGGCGTCCGGACGGTCCTGGTCACCTGTACCGACGGCGGCTGCGGCGACGGTCCGGGGGGCGTCAAGCCCGGCGAGCCCGGGCACGACCCGGCGGCCGTCGCCGCGATGCGCCGCCGGGAACTGGAGGCCAGCTGCCAGGTCCTGAGCATCGATCACCTGGAGCTGCTGGGCTACGCCGACTCCGGGATGATGGGCTGGGCGGCGAACGAGGCCCCCGGCGCGTTCTGGGGCACCCCGGTGGAGGAGGGCGCCGCCCGCCTCGCCGAGCTGCTGCGGCACTACCGGCCGGACGTGGTGGTGACCTACGACGAGAACGGGTTCTACGGCCACCCCGACCACATCCAGGCCAACCGGATCACCATGGCGGCGCTGGAGCTGACCGGCCAGACCCCGAAGGTCTACTGGACCACCGCGCCGCGCTCCGCGATGCAGCGCTTCGGCGAGGTCATGCACGAGTTCGGCGGCACCGAGCCGGATCCGGCGGAGGCCGCCGCGCTGGCCGAGATCGGCCTCCCCGACGAGGAGATCACCACCTGGGTGGACACCACCGCGCACGCCGGGCAGAAGTTCGACTCGCTGGCCGCGCACGCCAGCCAGGGCGAGAACATCTTCTTCCTCAAGATGGGCAAGGAGCGCTTCGCCGAGCTGATGGGCGTGGAGACCTTCGTCCGGGTCCGGGACACCACCGGCGCCCCGCTGCCCGAGGACGACCTCTTCGCCGGCCTGCGCTGA